A stretch of Astyanax mexicanus isolate ESR-SI-001 chromosome 21, AstMex3_surface, whole genome shotgun sequence DNA encodes these proteins:
- the cc2d1a gene encoding coiled-coil and C2 domain-containing protein 1A isoform X4: MYQTAITNANAAGETSKARRYDRGLKTLQTMLTSVKKGKPINEEEIPPPVATGGKPTPAQQSEPVREREEPAPAYTPPQRTNEKPLQEAKPVAPPKPQLLQPPNQKPVAKTPDTPAISPLTPSQPNAQHSELKASVLSRQREYKLAAIQAKQSGDTELAKQHYLIAKKLDSVVEAVDRGEPIDTSSLPPPPGAVTVQKSAPPPSQSSSIKPAAAPAPSSAPASDAPVPAPRNLAEALQQRMDKYKSAAETAKSKGDDRKARMHQRIVKQYQDAIRAHKAGRPVNLAELPVPPGCPPLQGSESGQNFMGVLETAVKLANQDADEEDDDGSEEEGAKPAVRPAVQKARAPAPPQASAPAPKLGPKSQQQLEFLMSRRQQFVKAALRSKQMKDVQGAAQHLRNAKGLDNMISATKSGLPVDISKVPAAPISDEDYTLSRSRASPLSPRSAQQYTQLMDLLKQQHEKCLTYSQQFTHMGNVAETARFEKLGEECMNNIDLLKKAHAKGLPAPTHHTEERTFNTVKIFPNLTANDLVLTIVKGINLPTPPGVSASDLDSSVRFEFPFPSAEEAQKDKTSTVKSTNCPEFKEQFKLHINRTHRGFKRVVQAKGIKFEVIHKGGLFKQDKVVGNAQLKLEALENQCEIREIIEVLDGRKATGGKLEVRVKIREPLGGVQLQPVTEKWIVLDPITITPDRERHKERAPSPKSKPRNDHSKNSQPRLSPPQYKLYSFSLLNYDRERMERRIGEYKKNRRDPPADLINQHKDVCHRLHWQKSYLERGSSAALTEYDNVLGKITHGLAESVKKLSSEGNRDAAKDALGRLKLVEAELESLRRKRSV, translated from the exons ATGTACCAGACTGCCATAACCAACGCCAACGCAGCAGGAGAGACCAGCAAGGCTCGCCGATACGATCGAGGCCTGAAG ACACTACAGACAATGCTGACCTCTGTGAAAAAAGGTAAACCTATCAACGAGGAGGAAATCCCGCCCCCTGTAGCCACTGGAGGCAAGCCCACCCCTGCACAGCAATCTGAACCAGTCAGAGAAAGGGAAGAGCCAGCCCCGGCGTACACTCCACCACAGCGAACCAATGAGAAGCCTTTACAGGAGGCGAAACCTGTAGCCCCGCCTAAGCCTCAGCTCCTACAGCCGCCCAATCAGAAGCCAGTGGCTAAAACGCCAGATACACCTGCAATATCACCGCTAACCCCCAGCCAACCTAATGCTCAGCattcag agctAAAGGCGAGTGTATTGAGCAGACAGAGGGAGTATAAACTGGCTGCTATTCAGGCCAAACAGAGTGGAGACACAGAACTGGCCAAACAGCACTACCTCATCGCCAAG aaacTGGACTCGGTGGTAGAAGCAGTCGACAGAGGAGAGCCAATAGACACTAGCTCACTGCCGCCCCCTCCAG GTGCTGTTACAGTTCAGAAAtcagctcctcctccttctcAGTCTTCATCCATTAAACCAGCCGCTGCTCCTGCACCCAGTAGTGCTCCCGCTTCAGATGCTC caGTTCCTGCTCCACGTAACCTAGCTGAGGCCCTGCAGCAGCGCATGGACAAATACAAGAGTGCAGCAGAAACGGCCAAAAGCAAAGGAGACGACCGCAAAGCACGCATGCACCAGCGTATCGTCAAG CAATACCAAGATGCAATCAGAGCTCACAAGGCAGGACGACCTGTCAACCTTGCAGAACTACCTGTGCCTCCAG gctgcCCCCCTCTACAGGGCTCTGAAAGTGGTCAAAATTTTATGGGAGTTTTAGAGACAGCTGTGAAACTGGCCAATCAGGACGCGGATGAAGAGGATGATGATGGATCTGAAGAGGAAGGAGCGAAG ccAGCTGTTCGTCCAGCTGTTCAGAAAGCTCGAGCTCCAGCCCCTCCTCAAGCCTCCGCCCCCGCCCCTAAACTGGGACCTAAAT cccagCAGCAGCTGGAGTTCCTGATGAGCCGCAGGCAGCAGTTTGTGAAGGCGGCTCTGCGCTCTAAACAGATGAAGGACGTTCAGGGAGCAGCTCAGCATCTCCGCAACGCCAAGGGTCTGGACAACATGATCTCCGCCACTAAATCAGGCCTGCCTGTGGACATCAGCAAG gttCCTGCCGCTCCAATCAGTGATGAGGATTATaccctctctcgctctcgcgcctCACCTCTCTCACCTCGCTCCGCCCAGCAGTACACCCAGCTCATGGACCTCCTCAAGCAGCAGCACGAG AAATGCCTGACCTACTCCCAGCAGTTCACTCATATGGGTAACGTGGCCGAGACTGCCAG gTTTGAGAAGCTGGGAGAGGAGTGTATGAATAATATTGATCTGCTGAAGAAAGCTCACGCTAAGGGTCTTCCAGCACCAACCCATCACACAGAGGAACGCACCTTCAACACTGTCAA gatcTTCCCTAACCTGACGGCCAATGATTTGGTGCTGACAATCGTAAAAGGAATCAACCTGCCAACtcctccag GAGTTTCAGCGAGTGATTTAGACTCCAGCGTCCGCTTTGAGTTTCCCTTTCCTAGTgcg GAAGAAGCTCAGAAAGACAAAACCAGCACTGTGAAAAGCACCAACTgcccag AGTTTAAGGAGCAGTTTAAGCTGCACATTAACCGAACACACCGTGGCTTTAAGAGGGTGGTCCAGGCCAAAGGCATCAAGTTTGAGGTCATACACAAAGG TGGCCTCTTTAAGCAGGATAAAGTGGTGGGAAATGCTCAGCTGAAACTGGAAGCTCTGGAGAATCAGTGTGAGATCCGGGAGATTATAGAG gtgctggaCGGGCGGAAGGCGACAGGCGGTAAGCTGGAGGTTCGTGTGAAGATTCGGGAGCCGCTGGGTGGCGTTCAGCTGCAACCAGTGACTGAGAAATGGATCGTACTGGACCCCATTACCATCAcaccagacagagagagacacaaagaaagG GCTCCTTCACCAAAATCCAAACCTCGAAATGATCACTCCAAGAACAGCCAACCTAG ACTCTCCCCTCCTCAGTACAAACTGTACAGCTTCAGCCTCCTTAACTACGACAGGGAGAGAATGGAAAGAAGG ATTGGagagtataaaaaaaacagacggGATCCACCAGCAGACCTGATAAACCAGCATAAAGACGTGTGCCACAGACTGCACTGGCAGAAATCCTACCTGGAGAGAGGGTCCTCAGCAGCACTGACTG AGTATGACAATGTGTTGGGAAAGATCACTCATGGTCTCGCTGAGTCAGTGAAGAAGCTTTCCAGTGAAGGGAATAGA gatgcAGCTAAAGATGCTCTGGGGAGGCTGAAGCTGGTGGAGGCAGAG ttggaGTCTCTCCGGAGGAAGCGCAGTGTGTGA